From the Pleurodeles waltl isolate 20211129_DDA chromosome 6, aPleWal1.hap1.20221129, whole genome shotgun sequence genome, the window tatccgtcacatttgggacagattaacacctcctccaaagttgtaatcaggccctaaatcccttAAGGGAAATATGTTTTCTGGGCTACTTCTCCAATCTAGGCTCTTTTAGATGGAAAGTCAATTTGCACAGGAAATTATACTACTTACTACACAGTCAAATCACACAGGAAAGGATACTACTTACGACACTTGATGCACACCATACAAATATTGCAAGTCGTATCCAGAAGATGCCTTTGCCATGTTTGTGCGGCTGCATCTTGTATGAAATGATTGTTTGAACCAGAAGGTAGAGCATCCCTAGCCCAAACGTCAAGCACGCTCCAATTAAGTGCATGGATATGAAAGTACTTTTCTGAAAGAGAATAGGGAAACATTTTGTTGATCGTCATTATTTTTAACAATAAAGCCCTTTAATTGTGTTCCTTGAACATAAAtacaatgtacaaagcattttcacaTATTGTCACATCGTATGTTCGTTTAAATAAAGTGAGAGGCAGTATGATAGGTAAATAGGTCAAACGTTTGGTAAAGTCCTCTGAATTCGCGCTTGTTATAAATAATAAGAAATGTGGTCAGTCTCTTGCAAGATGTCATCTGAGAATAAGTGGTCCATACATGTAAAACTGACTCTACCCCAGGTCTGTATCTTGGTGGTGTCAAGTTCCGACTCCAGAGCATTAAAACCAACATGGGTGCTGATCCAACAGTACTACTGAGCCTAAACAAGTGGTGTACACTCTGAACAACAATTTCCTCCACTGGCCTGAATTTGACACATCTggtaaaggaagagaaagagaggaagaaagatAGAGAGAGGGGATAGAGACTGAAGGGGAAAGAAACAGACAGTGAAACAGAGGCAGATGGGAAAGGAAAAAGACAGAGTGGAAGGGAGAGAACGACAGCTGAGAATCAGAGTTATAGAAAATATCTAGAGAGTATTGAAGATTGTATTGATAGCATGTAGTTTCTAGCACTAACCTGCCAGGTCTGAACTGTTTACAGATGGGAAGAAGCATTATCAACACCCCAGCTATAGAACTGATATAAAATTGGGACAGATGGGATGAATCTCCGAAAATATTAGAATATTTTGAATTATAACTCACCCTTGAAGTCCTATATCTGATAGTTTAATGCTTTGGATGAAAAGATAATGTATTTGGATTCTTGTTCATTGAAAGTGACAAGAAGAAAGACATAACTATTAAATCTAATTAGCATGCTCATTAATGAGTGTACGATttgaggagtcaagaagaagatttGGGGAAATCATTGCTAATGCCCTGTAACAATTCGGGAATATTAGTATTATATACACACTCCCATTTGATCATAAATTGCTTAGGAAATATATGATGACTATGAAGTATGTTTATGTTGGAAAGAAAGGGAGTACTAAGACATACAGTTGTTAGTATAAGGTTTGTGGTCACCTGCAATTAGTAATCTGCAGTGTATCTAAGGCCCAACCCTCATCCAATTTAACAGACCATATTCACTAAAGGATTTAACAGCAATGCTGATGTTAAAAGCTTCCACTAAGTATATTACAGCAGAAGTGTGAAACTGATAAAAGACATGCATAAAAGCAAAAACCTTATTCAACAGATCCGGGTGACTATACTCGGTGGCAGTTCCTCATGAAACAAAATAACATAAATTGGTTTCAATACGTCAAGTAGGAAAGTTACATGTAGCCCATCAATTTTTTGAGAGGACTAATAAGTGACCTGCCACTTCAATCCTGTCTTCAGCAAGATGGAAGGCTCCCCTTTGGCAGCTCTTTTGAAAGtcccagtagcctcattagaataaatAAATGATCAAAACCGGCTTTCAATCAAGTTTCTTGAAAATACAGAATGTCATAATCCCTAAACAACACAACTTTACCGCCTTCTAAGTAACAGGATAGTTCAGTAATAATTTATAATACTAACAAAATGCATTGATTAGCTATCCATAGTGTTGATAGACGTAGGTGTTGTAAACGGTTACACAGAGGGCACTCACATCCAGCAGTCATGGTCAATAAGTGATGGTTTCGAATCATTGACTGGAATAAAAGAATGACTGCCCTCTTTCTTAGTTATTGTAGTAGTAGGTGTCAATTTTCCGATGGCATCAGACAAAAAGTAGCTATTAATGAGACACCAaagagtctctcaagtagatgcctggAAAGGCATTGTGCCAACTGTGGAACGACCAATAAAATCTGAAGATAATGCAGACTAGTAGAATCTTTAAGCACTTATGTTACATGCGGGAGCGGGGAGAGGCAGAGAGTTAATGGCTGAATAGGCAGGATTTAAGGGTCCACTGAAGACGCAACCATACCAGTGAGAGATTTTGACAGAGGGGAACTCTAAGAACTGTTGTGTTGGATTAAATGTATGGTATTCTTTAATTTATGGCAAAGGAAGGCATGGGCCCTGCCGCAAAGATCTTATACATGATGCAGACTGATTTAAATTGGATTATTTTTCTTATAGAGAGCAAGTGCAGAAACTACTGGGAAAAGGCAAGAGTCACATCACTTCAGCTGAAAGACGCTCCCAACCAGGACATTCTGTAATTTTTGTAGTCGGCTAAAGCAGACCTTGGGTATAGGTACACATTACTGCCATAATCGAGTCTGGCATGTACATAGGCATTGGACATTCCCACAGATTGGAACGCCATAAGCAGTTGTTCTAAAGGTTCAGTTTGTAAAAATCTAGAAGCATTCCAGGTTTTGCTAGGTTCATATTGTGATATTTTAGACCCACTCACTTAACTATAAAATAGATGGAGGCCTATACACTTGTCAAAATATCATGGATGTCACCTCTTAAGTTTATTATGAAATTGGTAAAACTAATTGGGGTACATCATATGTAAAATCCTTCTTGCTCACAAATCATATAAGAATGTCTTGAaattgttttaaatgcaaagttaaTTTTGAAATCAATATAAATAATGTAATGCACGATTTGAAGGAGGCTTATTGTTGCATACTGGAAAGATACTGATGAACATAAGATCATTAGGATCCCATTAAAATACTATTTAGGTCTTTTCTGAACTAAAATGTGACTCTTACGGGTGCACCTTATCAGTTTTAGAGGTGAGGGCCCAAAACTTTGTGGGGTCTTCCACTGTGTTTGATACAATTGGATTTGCTGCGGCAGAGGTGAGCAACATTCATGGATCTCTGATTCCCTGTAGCTCGATAATGTGAGGCTAGATGTTGCAAATAAAGGGTTCGATTTTAGACTTCTTCCTAGTCTCCTTGATCAGGACCCTAATATCTAAGTCTCTGAAATCAGTCTTAGTCTTCGTAATTAAGTCTTTAGAGCTGTACGATGTCCAACTGTCTGTCTTCTATATTTGAGCCAAAGCTTGACGCATTTCCACCTCAAAGCCAACATCCATTGATTGGCCTCTTATAATGGCAAACCCCTTCTGAAACACTAATAATTCCCTAGTGTCCTACTAGTAAAACTTTCCGTAATGCATTCCTGCTCCCACCTATAACACTCAGTTGCCCAGGGGTGACTTCTGGCTCAGGTTTATTTACATAAAGGACCCACCCTGGCAACCCACAGTACTCAGATGTCCATCTGTCAAAGCAACATTTAGAACACCTTGGTACCTCCACCCAAAATTCCTCTTGAAGTTGTTTCAGGACTCATGCCCCTGCTAGGAGGTATATACCCTTTTTACAATCGTTTTTGGGAGCCATTTTCGACATGCATCCACAGTGCCTGTATGAAGTGCATCACATTATTAAACCATAACAATCTAACTGTGAATTGTAAAAATGAATACCGAAAAAGCTATTGAAGTTTTTTAACTCTGAAATTATACAAATACACTTAGGAGAAGGAACTATAAAGAGGAAGGTAGGGGAAGCaattataaaaatattgaaatttaaaaCACTCACAAGACTTCTAGTACGTTTGCCTCAAGTTTGTCTCAAAGAAGCTTAATTAGCCCAACTAAAAGCCACACGTTTAGGGATCTAGACTTGttatggaaaacaaaagacaataaAATTGTACTTTTGAGACTCAACTAGTTTAAGTCACTATTATGTTGAGGTGACAGCTACTCTTTGAGCCACAACATGCATGATGGGCTGAGTCTGAAAACAATCTGAACTTTCAGGTAAGAAACCATTAGGCACATCCTCGGTCCATGAGTGAATGGTTATTGTGCTGCGTCACTAGAGATCATTATGCCAACATAATTTCCAATTCCTTTGGTGACGAATtagagctggagtgggtatgggtagCTTTGAGTAAACTGCATTGGTCTCACAAGGCTCAATTTGATCATGAGAAGTAAAATGACCCGATCAGCAGTCAGTCGGATCTATCTCAGTGGCCTCCATAGAGCCCCTCAAGCAGTCAACAAGTCTTGCATCACAAGTtgaattaaatgcaaaaaaagttCACTAAAGCGCAATCATTCACCTAGGTTGAAGGCAAAGTGATGAAAATGAATCAGTATGACCTAAACGCCactttcgtgtgggggtgtggggttTGCCTAGCAGCCAGGCTGTAAACTCGTTCTGGCTGTAAACTGatgagcatggcctgtatgagttGGGGAACTGGTAATATCCGTCAAATCATATCCGGTTTTTGCCCAGTTTCATTCGGCTCACTGGGCTTTGAATTTACTTTCACCGTAAATCACTAGTTTCCTCAAAAGCTCCTTCTGGGAGAGATTACGGAACCTTCCTACCCTCTCCTACCACATGCCTAAAGTCGCCTAGAGAGGGATCATCAAACTTTATCATTCTGTAAACTATGCTGCTTTTCCTCTATTCCACGGTTAATTGACTTTATTATAAATCTGTCACTTATATTTAAGAAAAGACAAATTCAGTTTTTGAAGCCCACAACATGATATCGGATGTTAGGCAATCGCGCGCTCCAGAGAGGACAGACACCACACCAGAGGTGTCGAAGTAGCGAGGCCTTCTCTCAGGGAGGAAGCAATAGCTGACCAGAGCTGTGATAGCAGACAATCTGCTGATTTGCTAATAATACTCAGCCAGGAAATCAAAGCATGCGGCTTAACGCAACAAAGAACTGTACCCGATAAGATGCACTGTTACAACACGCACCCCAGTCAAGTACACACTTTCCCAACGCTGCTTACTGAACAATTGCGCACGTGGTGCAGTTGGCCAACTCTAAGCATATAAACTAACAGACACATTCACAGCAAGCAGCTACTGGGACATTTTAGAAAGAAATGTTTGTAAATGTGGGATGGACAAAATAAAAGCAGACAGAAAGTCAATTCGTGTGTGGGAGTACGAGCGACTGTATGTGTTTccatattttacaaaaaaatactttaaaattatCGTAATTCTCATCCAGTTGTCAGCGGTAAACAAGAAGCCAGAGTACAAACCTGGAAGTTGGCGACGATGCAAAGACCGAAGCAACTTAATATGCCAAGCACGAGGCCGGTTTTATTCAACTTGGCCATCTTGGGGTCCTCTGCGTTGAGAGCCTCAACTTGTTTGTAGCGAATGTAAAAGGTGAAGATGCCTGCAAATATATAAGAGGCAGAATCACAAAACAGAGCACTCTATAAATTTGCATCTCACTATATTTGTGTCACTGGTTCTACTTTTGCATCTAGCAGGCACAGTTGCCATCAACTGATTTTACAGAGGTGGGAGTAAATTCCACTTACATTTCATCTGCATTCATCATAAACAAATGGAAGAGTTTTCCAATATTATATTTTTTCTAATGTACTGTTTCATTATTGTTTAGCTTTGTTATTCATGTGTTGATTCTTTATAAGTGGTACTCATACATACTTGCATTCTCATGGTCAAAATGCCCTTATATCAGGCTACTTCTGTCAGAACTAGTCAGCtggtgttgaaaattgggttattggttgatgtctgtgaaaccctactcaagcagcaaccaccattTCTTTTAGGGTGAAATCACTAGCaaccccagattaacctgtgcttaatcctctggtagcttggcagaaagcagacaggcttaacttagaggcaatgtgaaggTATTTAGGCAGCACTtctaatagtaataaagtgaaaacaacacaaataaaatcacataccaatttagaaaaatagagtagaatttaataaattagttaggaccaaaacatcaaaaattcaATTGGTAAAACCAGACATATgcacttttaaagatttaagtggaaTTAGTGCTTAGCAGCAGAAagagccaactgtggttatctggtcacaccagacggGAGAAAActtacaagttcaggccaactgcgatgcaGCGAGGGCCAGATAAAGGACCCAGTTAGGCTCGCTGAACACAGTATCTTAAATTCTGGTTTGCAGAGCGTTGCAAGATCCCACATCAAAGATGTTTTGCACAGCGGCAGTTCTGAGGAAGCTGTGTGGCTGCAATGCGGAGTCCTGCGTCATCATTGAGGATGCTGTAGACGAGGGGCTTGGAATGCAAAGTCCAGCCTCGAGGATATGTAGCACAGCGGCAGCTGGGAAGAAGCATCGGAGCTGGATACAAAGTCTTTGTCAAGGATGCCATCACTGGGGG encodes:
- the DRAM2 gene encoding DNA damage-regulated autophagy modulator protein 2 isoform X3, whose product is MLDISSFLGIFTFYIRYKQVEALNAEDPKMAKLNKTGLVLGILSCFGLCIVANFQKSTFISMHLIGACLTFGLGMLYLLVQTIISYKMQPHKHGKGIFWIRLAIFVWCASSVVSMFISSVILYADLYGVDLAKKLHWDIHEKGYTLHIISTISEWSLAFSFNSFFLTYIQDFQKISLHVDVSLSGSDLYHSSGNLSPYDESTPLMSGRI